In the Pirellulales bacterium genome, CCCGGAGGCGCCTTGGTGCAATCGGTGGAAATGCCGACTTCAACCATTGGAAGCCAGTACGAGCTTTTAGCCGATGGGCAGGCAACTTCCGAAGGCGGGCTGACGGTTTCGCCCAATGCAAAGTACATTGCGATTACCGGCTACGGTGCGGCAAGCCCCGACGGAACAACGAGCCTTCCCAATACCGCGGTTCCGCGCGTGGTGGGTATCGTCAACGTCGCCACCGGGGCGAGTGATACATCGACCGCGCCGGCAGATTATGCCCTTGGCAATAATCCCCGGTCGGCGGTGACCACCGACGGCAATTCGATTTGGATGACTGGGGCCGCAGGAGGAGTACGATATGCAACGCTTGGGACTCAGGGGGCAGGATCCACTTCGACTCAGATCGGCGGCACGCCCAGCAATGTCCGGCAAGTGAATATTTTCGCCGGACAGCTATATGCATCAGGCGCTTCTAGCATGACCGCACTGCTGGATGCCATGGGCACAGGCCTGCCTTACACATCCGGACAATCTGCCAACCCGGTTCCTGGCTTTCCCACAACCACGGACTCGGCCCATTTGAATCCGTATTCATTCTTTTTTGCAGAATTGAATCCCAGCGACCATCTGGCTGCTGACACGTTGTACGTGGCAGATGACACCACGCATCCGTCCCCCACACTCGCTGGCGGCATTACCAAATATTCGTATTCCACGGTGAGCAACACTTGGGTATCCAATGGCTCGGTCGACGAAACCAGCAGCAATTACCGCGGGCTAACCGGGGTAGTAAACATTAGCAACGGCAACTACACCGTCACGTTGTATTCCACGCGAGAAGGGGGCAGCACCGCCGCCGGAGGCGGTCAAATTGTCACGATTTCCGATTCTTCCGGATTCAATGGCGCTTTCAATGACACAGCCGCGGGCGCTCCGACCGTCCTGGACACAGCAGCAACCAATGAGGCATTCCGCGGGATTGGCGTGATCAGCGTAACCGGCATGCCGGGCGATT is a window encoding:
- a CDS encoding dockerin type I repeat-containing protein, producing MSHRRKLIFQLAAFFAFSMAFSRLAVVQAAGFTPGDLVVYRAGAAGNTGLTKTGDPVFIDEYTPGGALVQSVEMPTSTIGSQYELLADGQATSEGGLTVSPNAKYIAITGYGAASPDGTTSLPNTAVPRVVGIVNVATGASDTSTAPADYALGNNPRSAVTTDGNSIWMTGAAGGVRYATLGTQGAGSTSTQIGGTPSNVRQVNIFAGQLYASGASSMTALLDAMGTGLPYTSGQSANPVPGFPTTTDSAHLNPYSFFFAELNPSDHLAADTLYVADDTTHPSPTLAGGITKYSYSTVSNTWVSNGSVDETSSNYRGLTGVVNISNGNYTVTLYSTREGGSTAAGGGQIVTISDSSGFNGAFNDTAAGAPTVLDTAATNEAFRGIGVISVTGMPGDFNLDGHVDAADVVAMEEALANPSAYEAANNLSTYQMLAIGDLNHDGRVTTADLQTLQLDLKNGGGLLVPEPAALQLAVLGFVGMCLVGVLRRRKLAATLGQ